One region of Quercus lobata isolate SW786 chromosome 2, ValleyOak3.0 Primary Assembly, whole genome shotgun sequence genomic DNA includes:
- the LOC115968912 gene encoding uncharacterized protein LOC115968912 — protein sequence MRTQPTRCKWQPPPSGTFKINFDGANFPTEKKSGIGVVIRDSRGLVIASCSKVVHQMLGASEVEALAATWALSFATDVGVNRAVLEGDSLDVIAGLREDRRVLVPCGLLLEEARFLSQQFDELRYSHTKREGNRLAHSLARYAVGIPDFLVLMEDVPPQFYSVFQTDLSGFS from the coding sequence ATGCGCACTCAACCAACGAGATGTAAGTGGCAGCCTCCACCATCAGGTACGTTCAAGATTAATTTTGATGGAGCGAACTTCCCAACGGAAAAGAAATCTGGTATAGGAGTGGTTATTAGAGATAGCAGAGGTCTTGTTATTGCCTCATGTTCGAAGGTGGTGCACCAGATGTTAGGCGCTTctgaggtagaagctttggcTGCGACATGGGCTCTTTCCTTTGCAACCGATGTAGGGGTGAACCGGGCTGTGTTAGAGGGAGATTCTTTGGATGTTATTGCGGGTTTAAGGGAGGATAGGCGGGTTTTGGTGCCATGCGGATTACTGTTGGAGGAAGCAAGGTTTTTGTCCCAACAATTTGATGAGTTGCGTTACTCTCATACAAAGAGGGAAGGCAACAGGTTAGCACATAGTCTGGCTAGATATGCAGTTGGCATACCAGATTTTCTAGTTttgatggaggatgttccacctCAATTTTATTCTGTATTCCAAACCGATTTATCGGGTTTTTCTTAA
- the LOC115976285 gene encoding ninja-family protein AFP3-like isoform X2, translating into MAQAENIGSREISRRIPMQMRNFPRDLLPRIMAGNHFHEKMEVEEGSEEDREEIELSLGLSLNGRFGVDPERAKKLMRSSSIPDFVKEEKETTCVVPMACAPTPLIRTCSLPTETEEQWRKRKELQSLRRLEAKRKRSEKQRNWKDKRVDNTNNNNNNSSNNSNDQKEKEQCVKVLNEFSWGCEKGNGLEGFSQQPIPLSQGSIGSQGSASSGISESESQPSQPQGMNKCIEVRSPTSAHSTESDQKPPLYNGMTITEKSSRCAAALMENQSEKPTDADKGVAKEIVRNVLEDMPCVSTKGDGPNGKRIEGFLYRYRKGEEVRIVCVCHGSFLTPAEFVKHAGGGDVAHPLKHIVVNPTPFL; encoded by the exons ATGGCGCAAGCAGAGAATATTGGAAGCAGAGAAATAAGCCGACGAATTCCCATGCAAATGAGGAATTTCCCGAGAGATCTGTTGCCGAGAATTATGGCTGGGAATCATTTTCATGAGAAAATGGAAGTGGAAGAGGGAAGCGAAGAAGATAGGGAGGAGATAGAGCTAAGTCTTGGGCTTTCACTGAATGGTCGGTTTGGGGTGGACCCTGAAAGAGCAAAGAAGCTTATGAGGTCGTCTTCGATACCAGACTTtgtgaaggaagaaaaagagacaACGTGTGTGGTACCTATGGCTTGTGCACCAACACCTTTGATAAGGACTTGTTCTTTGCCTACGGAGACAGAGGAGCAGTGGAGGAAGAGGAAGGAGTTGCAGAGTCTGAGAAGATTGGAAGCGAAGAGGAAAAGGTCGGAGAAGCAAAGGAATTGGAAGGATAAGAGGGTGGacaatactaataataataacaataatagtaGTAATAATAGTAATGATCAGAAAGAGAAAGAGCAGTGTGTGAAGGTTTTGAATGAGTTTTCTTGGGGTTGTGAAAAAGGAAATGGCTTGGAGGGGTTTTCACAACAACCAATACCCTTATCACAAGGCTCAATTGGTTCCCAAGGGAGTGCCTCTTCTGGGATTTCTGAATCCGAAAGCCAACCATCTCAGCCTCAAG GAATGAACAAGTGCATAGAAGTGAGAAGTCCCACCAGTGCTCACTCAACAGAAAGTGACCAGAAACCACCACTCTACAATGGAATGACAATCACCGAAAAATCAAGCAGGTGTGCTGCAGCTCTGATGGAAAATCAATCTGAAAAACCTACGGATGCTGACAAGGGAGTAGCTAAGGAGATTGTGAGAAATGTGTTGGAAGATATGCCTTGTGTGTCTACCAAAGGTGATGGCCCCAATGGAAAAAGGATAGAAGGTTTTCTTTACAGATATAGGAAAGGTGAGGAAGTGAGGATAGTGTGCGTTTGTCATGGCAGCTTTCTAACTCCCGCAGAGTTTGTCAAGCATGCTGGTGGTGGTGATGTGGCACACCCTCTAAAACATATAGTTGTTAACCCCACTCCCTTTTTGTAA
- the LOC115976285 gene encoding ninja-family protein AFP1-like isoform X3, whose protein sequence is MAQAENIGSREISRRIPMQMRNFPRDLLPRIMAGNHFHEKMEVEEGSEEDREEIELSLGLSLNGRFGVDPERAKKLMRSSSIPDFVKEEKETTCVVPMACAPTPLIRTCSLPTETEEQWRKRKELQSLRRLEAKRKRSEKQRNWKDKRVDNTNNNNNNSSNNSNDQKEKEQCVKVLNEFSWGCEKGNGLEGFSQQPIPLSQGSIGSQGSASSGISESESQPSQPQGNQLCGTFFPVSVCLVLLQLSYTSTVTNREIQLKLGLKSTLAYGGEDSIWSKAIGEFTQFPSQMDLSFL, encoded by the exons ATGGCGCAAGCAGAGAATATTGGAAGCAGAGAAATAAGCCGACGAATTCCCATGCAAATGAGGAATTTCCCGAGAGATCTGTTGCCGAGAATTATGGCTGGGAATCATTTTCATGAGAAAATGGAAGTGGAAGAGGGAAGCGAAGAAGATAGGGAGGAGATAGAGCTAAGTCTTGGGCTTTCACTGAATGGTCGGTTTGGGGTGGACCCTGAAAGAGCAAAGAAGCTTATGAGGTCGTCTTCGATACCAGACTTtgtgaaggaagaaaaagagacaACGTGTGTGGTACCTATGGCTTGTGCACCAACACCTTTGATAAGGACTTGTTCTTTGCCTACGGAGACAGAGGAGCAGTGGAGGAAGAGGAAGGAGTTGCAGAGTCTGAGAAGATTGGAAGCGAAGAGGAAAAGGTCGGAGAAGCAAAGGAATTGGAAGGATAAGAGGGTGGacaatactaataataataacaataatagtaGTAATAATAGTAATGATCAGAAAGAGAAAGAGCAGTGTGTGAAGGTTTTGAATGAGTTTTCTTGGGGTTGTGAAAAAGGAAATGGCTTGGAGGGGTTTTCACAACAACCAATACCCTTATCACAAGGCTCAATTGGTTCCCAAGGGAGTGCCTCTTCTGGGATTTCTGAATCCGAAAGCCAACCATCTCAGCCTCAAG GCAACCAGTTATGTGGCACATTTTTTCCTGTGTCAGTGTGTCTTGTACTGCTCCAATTGAGTTACACATCAACTGTAACTAATAGGGAAATTCAACTGAAGCTGGGATTGAAGTCAACCCTTGCTTATGGGGGAGAAGATTCCATTTGGTCCAAAGCAATTGGCGAGTTCACACAGTTTCCCAGCCAAATGGACTTGAGTTTCttatga
- the LOC115976285 gene encoding ninja-family protein AFP3-like isoform X1 translates to MAQAENIGSREISRRIPMQMRNFPRDLLPRIMAGNHFHEKMEVEEGSEEDREEIELSLGLSLNGRFGVDPERAKKLMRSSSIPDFVKEEKETTCVVPMACAPTPLIRTCSLPTETEEQWRKRKELQSLRRLEAKRKRSEKQRNWKDKRVDNTNNNNNNSSNNSNDQKEKEQCVKVLNEFSWGCEKGNGLEGFSQQPIPLSQGSIGSQGSASSGISESESQPSQPQAGMNKCIEVRSPTSAHSTESDQKPPLYNGMTITEKSSRCAAALMENQSEKPTDADKGVAKEIVRNVLEDMPCVSTKGDGPNGKRIEGFLYRYRKGEEVRIVCVCHGSFLTPAEFVKHAGGGDVAHPLKHIVVNPTPFL, encoded by the exons ATGGCGCAAGCAGAGAATATTGGAAGCAGAGAAATAAGCCGACGAATTCCCATGCAAATGAGGAATTTCCCGAGAGATCTGTTGCCGAGAATTATGGCTGGGAATCATTTTCATGAGAAAATGGAAGTGGAAGAGGGAAGCGAAGAAGATAGGGAGGAGATAGAGCTAAGTCTTGGGCTTTCACTGAATGGTCGGTTTGGGGTGGACCCTGAAAGAGCAAAGAAGCTTATGAGGTCGTCTTCGATACCAGACTTtgtgaaggaagaaaaagagacaACGTGTGTGGTACCTATGGCTTGTGCACCAACACCTTTGATAAGGACTTGTTCTTTGCCTACGGAGACAGAGGAGCAGTGGAGGAAGAGGAAGGAGTTGCAGAGTCTGAGAAGATTGGAAGCGAAGAGGAAAAGGTCGGAGAAGCAAAGGAATTGGAAGGATAAGAGGGTGGacaatactaataataataacaataatagtaGTAATAATAGTAATGATCAGAAAGAGAAAGAGCAGTGTGTGAAGGTTTTGAATGAGTTTTCTTGGGGTTGTGAAAAAGGAAATGGCTTGGAGGGGTTTTCACAACAACCAATACCCTTATCACAAGGCTCAATTGGTTCCCAAGGGAGTGCCTCTTCTGGGATTTCTGAATCCGAAAGCCAACCATCTCAGCCTCAAG CAGGAATGAACAAGTGCATAGAAGTGAGAAGTCCCACCAGTGCTCACTCAACAGAAAGTGACCAGAAACCACCACTCTACAATGGAATGACAATCACCGAAAAATCAAGCAGGTGTGCTGCAGCTCTGATGGAAAATCAATCTGAAAAACCTACGGATGCTGACAAGGGAGTAGCTAAGGAGATTGTGAGAAATGTGTTGGAAGATATGCCTTGTGTGTCTACCAAAGGTGATGGCCCCAATGGAAAAAGGATAGAAGGTTTTCTTTACAGATATAGGAAAGGTGAGGAAGTGAGGATAGTGTGCGTTTGTCATGGCAGCTTTCTAACTCCCGCAGAGTTTGTCAAGCATGCTGGTGGTGGTGATGTGGCACACCCTCTAAAACATATAGTTGTTAACCCCACTCCCTTTTTGTAA
- the LOC115976285 gene encoding ninja-family protein AFP3-like isoform X4, giving the protein MQMRNFPRDLLPRIMAGNHFHEKMEVEEGSEEDREEIELSLGLSLNGRFGVDPERAKKLMRSSSIPDFVKEEKETTCVVPMACAPTPLIRTCSLPTETEEQWRKRKELQSLRRLEAKRKRSEKQRNWKDKRVDNTNNNNNNSSNNSNDQKEKEQCVKVLNEFSWGCEKGNGLEGFSQQPIPLSQGSIGSQGSASSGISESESQPSQPQAGMNKCIEVRSPTSAHSTESDQKPPLYNGMTITEKSSRCAAALMENQSEKPTDADKGVAKEIVRNVLEDMPCVSTKGDGPNGKRIEGFLYRYRKGEEVRIVCVCHGSFLTPAEFVKHAGGGDVAHPLKHIVVNPTPFL; this is encoded by the exons ATGCAAATGAGGAATTTCCCGAGAGATCTGTTGCCGAGAATTATGGCTGGGAATCATTTTCATGAGAAAATGGAAGTGGAAGAGGGAAGCGAAGAAGATAGGGAGGAGATAGAGCTAAGTCTTGGGCTTTCACTGAATGGTCGGTTTGGGGTGGACCCTGAAAGAGCAAAGAAGCTTATGAGGTCGTCTTCGATACCAGACTTtgtgaaggaagaaaaagagacaACGTGTGTGGTACCTATGGCTTGTGCACCAACACCTTTGATAAGGACTTGTTCTTTGCCTACGGAGACAGAGGAGCAGTGGAGGAAGAGGAAGGAGTTGCAGAGTCTGAGAAGATTGGAAGCGAAGAGGAAAAGGTCGGAGAAGCAAAGGAATTGGAAGGATAAGAGGGTGGacaatactaataataataacaataatagtaGTAATAATAGTAATGATCAGAAAGAGAAAGAGCAGTGTGTGAAGGTTTTGAATGAGTTTTCTTGGGGTTGTGAAAAAGGAAATGGCTTGGAGGGGTTTTCACAACAACCAATACCCTTATCACAAGGCTCAATTGGTTCCCAAGGGAGTGCCTCTTCTGGGATTTCTGAATCCGAAAGCCAACCATCTCAGCCTCAAG CAGGAATGAACAAGTGCATAGAAGTGAGAAGTCCCACCAGTGCTCACTCAACAGAAAGTGACCAGAAACCACCACTCTACAATGGAATGACAATCACCGAAAAATCAAGCAGGTGTGCTGCAGCTCTGATGGAAAATCAATCTGAAAAACCTACGGATGCTGACAAGGGAGTAGCTAAGGAGATTGTGAGAAATGTGTTGGAAGATATGCCTTGTGTGTCTACCAAAGGTGATGGCCCCAATGGAAAAAGGATAGAAGGTTTTCTTTACAGATATAGGAAAGGTGAGGAAGTGAGGATAGTGTGCGTTTGTCATGGCAGCTTTCTAACTCCCGCAGAGTTTGTCAAGCATGCTGGTGGTGGTGATGTGGCACACCCTCTAAAACATATAGTTGTTAACCCCACTCCCTTTTTGTAA